A window of Sphingobium herbicidovorans contains these coding sequences:
- a CDS encoding DUF2189 domain-containing protein codes for MAIAHPADLVPGSGEYEIRKIGFDDLRISLGQGWEDFQAKRGDLVFIGIIYPLVVLFAILIASRVSILPLLFPLLAGSILFSPPLASGFYELARRREQGLDSRWRHFLDVVRGPSAPSLLDLTSVTAMLFLAWIAAAWFIYSATVGGLGPEAVSSVGAFLNAVFGTTEGWKMIIIGNLVGLGFAIVALAISVVSFPMIIDKNVNWGVALRTSGRVAWNNPMTVATWGLIVVGLLILGALPGLVGLAVVLPLLGYATWHLYTRAVVR; via the coding sequence ATGGCAATTGCGCATCCAGCAGATCTTGTACCGGGCAGCGGCGAGTATGAAATCCGCAAGATCGGCTTCGACGACCTTAGAATCTCGCTTGGTCAGGGTTGGGAGGACTTTCAGGCAAAGCGTGGCGACCTGGTTTTTATCGGAATCATTTATCCCCTCGTGGTGCTCTTCGCCATCCTGATAGCCAGCCGCGTATCGATCCTGCCGCTGCTTTTTCCGCTGCTGGCCGGCTCCATCCTGTTCAGCCCCCCGCTGGCGAGCGGCTTTTACGAACTGGCGCGTCGCCGCGAACAGGGCCTGGATTCCCGCTGGCGGCATTTCCTTGATGTGGTTCGCGGGCCGTCCGCCCCGTCGCTCTTAGACCTGACCAGCGTCACGGCCATGCTGTTCCTCGCATGGATCGCTGCTGCCTGGTTCATCTATAGTGCGACCGTGGGCGGGCTTGGGCCGGAGGCTGTTTCTTCCGTAGGGGCCTTCCTGAATGCGGTATTCGGAACGACCGAAGGTTGGAAGATGATCATCATCGGCAATCTGGTGGGGCTGGGTTTCGCCATTGTGGCGCTGGCCATCAGCGTGGTGTCCTTCCCGATGATCATCGACAAGAACGTCAATTGGGGCGTCGCGCTGCGGACGTCGGGTCGGGTGGCATGGAACAATCCCATGACAGTCGCGACATGGGGGTTGATCGTGGTCGGGCTGTTGATCCTGGGCGCGTTGCCGGGCTTGGTCGGGCTGGCGGTTGTGTTGCCGTTGCTGGGCTATGCGACGTGGCACCTCTACACGCGAGCGGTGGTTCGCTGA